A window of Bufo gargarizans isolate SCDJY-AF-19 chromosome 9, ASM1485885v1, whole genome shotgun sequence contains these coding sequences:
- the LOC122946764 gene encoding zinc finger protein 501-like: MMEDAVVQGDNTDNHCTKTQRLKCVTESPKCQETVSGENETKGRKQRKNTRGQIPSKTTTLCKDRQGQDGDGADVAKRFTCTDCGKSFTRRSSLVTHHRIHTGEKPYICIDCGKGFTDSSNLVKHQRTHTGERPYTCSECEKTFTDSSNLIAHQRVHSGEKPYVCSDCEKSFTLISNLVTHQRAHTGERPYGCTECGKKFSRSSHLVTHQRAHRGERPFSCGECGRRFTQISNLIAHQRAHTGLRPYTCTACGKSYTQRSNLIEHQRTHTGERPYVCNECGKDFNQNSSLIKHRKVHLKHVETV, from the coding sequence ATGATGGAGGATGCCGTCGTGCAGGGTGACAACACTGACAACCACTGTACAAAAACACAGAGACTAAAGTGTGTTACCGAGTCACCGAAATGTCAAGAAACTGTATCCGGTGAGAACGAGACAAAGGGCAGAAAACAGAGAAAAAACACTCGAGGGCAAATCCCGTCAAAAACGACTACACTGTGCAAAGACAGACAGGGGCAAGACGGAGATGGGGCTGACGTGGCCAAGAGGTTTACATGTACGGATTGTGGGAAAAGTTTCACCCGGAGATCATCTCTGGTCACACACCACAGAATCCACACCGGGGAGAAACCCTATATCTGCATCGACTGTGGAAAAGGGTTTACGGACAGTTCGAATCTTGTAAAACACCAGAGAACGCATACCGGAGAGAGACCGTACACCTGCAGCGAGTGTGAAAAAACTTTTACTGACAGCTCAAACCTTATTGCACATCAAAGAGTGCACTCTGGCGAAAAACCGTATGTGTGCAGCGACTGCGAGAAAAGTTTTACTCTCATATCCAACCTTGTGACTCATCAGAGGGCGCATACAGGAGAGCGTCCTTATGGGTGCACAGAATGCGGAAAAAAGTTCTCTCGCAGCTCTCACCTAGTCACTCATCAGAGAGCGCACAGGGGGGAGCGTCCGTTCTCCTGCGGTGAATGTGGTCGACGATTTACTCAGATCTCCAACCTTATTGCACACCAGAGAGCACACACAGGACTGAGGCCCTACACGTGCACTGCCTGTGGGAAGAGCTACACTCAGAGGTCTAACCTTATTGAACATCAGaggactcacacaggagagagaccATATGTCTGCAATGAATGTGGGAAAGACTTCAATCAAAACTCCAGCCTTATCAAACACCGAAAAGTACATTTAAAACATGTGGAGACTGTGTAG
- the LOC122946763 gene encoding zinc finger protein 585A-like, whose translation MSAPGEGQDPGMMPTQHTCCLQTPQVTTFEDVAVYFSREEWQCLRFTEREMYKDVMMENFYCLLSIGYITVKPDIVSMIEKGEEPWITERWPPKLSRRGPDGDLILLSTRYGMSAASKPHGAVSQSPDDTSKLLPPADPVETKKQEQSRPCSERRNQMPKRLSVKKHQKSLTVVKPYFCHQCRKSFSTKPHLVRHQVTHSDRKPLTCPECGKCFMQYSTFFLHSRIHKGETQFSCLECGKLFMQKSDLVKHERTHMGQGQKPFVCTICDKSFSISSGLVKHLRIHTGEKPYTCSVCGKCFRQKTHLDKHKITHSEEKFFFCWECGIRSSSATDHAKHKLIHSSVKPFSCSECQRRFRWKSSLLEHMRIHTGEKPFSCSQCTKTFRWKSSLVEHQRVHSIDKLFSCTECAKSFYKRSNLEQHQRTHTGERPYACSGCDKRFSRKRHLLRHQVVHSEETPFSCSECGKCFNREKALTQHQKIHNKKICPSKDCGKVFTYQSELLKHLRSHSGEKPYTCSVCGKCFSSMSNLGNHQHIHTGVKSHACTECDKRFAQKSALIKHFRTHTGEKPYECLVCNKRFSQKCQVAKHEKVHTKVQQFSCQDCNKNFLTKSDLTRHLMVHTGKKLFSCLDCDKSFCRKSNLKQHVKTHSGEKPFSCVHCEKSFITKTHLARHLAMHEEEKPFICAHCGQAFAQYSTFVQHEKIHKDVSPFSCSDCGKVFSQKSGLEKHVRTHTGEKPYSCLECGKCFSVNSALINHRKVHTGEKPFSCTMCLKSFSQKSHLDRHKKVHSEKKPYICSVCGQGFTDSSRLIKHKAVHQGNKPFSCTECKKSFNWKSSLVEHTRLHTGEKPYVCPVCGLTYSRRSALKKHQRTHTTGEADDCRFSNIEQNNSLHGGEDSGISGNQKHFNDITVKLEIKENEDMGF comes from the exons GTAACAACCTTTGAAGACGTAGCAGTGTATTTCTCGCGGGAGGAGTGGCAATGTCTGCGTTTCACGGAGAGAGAAATGTACAAGGACGTGATGATGGAAAACTTCTATTGTCTACTGTCTATAG GTTACATCACTGTGAAACCTGACATTGTATCCATGATAGAGAAGGGGGAGGAGCCGTGGATCACAGAACGATGGCCGCCCAAGCTATCACGGAGGGGTCCAG ATGGAGATCTGATATTGCTGTCAACTCGGTATGGAATGTCTGCAGCCTCGAAGCCTCATGGAGCAGTAAGCCAAAGTCCTGATGATACTAGCAAGCTACTGCCCCCTGCTGACCCTGTGGAAACCAAGAAACAGGAGCAATCACGACCTTGTTCTGAACGCAGAAACCAGATGCCTAAGAGGCTCTCGGTTAAAAAACACCAGAAGTCCCTCACCGTCGTGAAGCCGTATTTCTGCCACCAATGTAGAAAGAGTTTTAGCACAAAACCGCATCTTGTTAGGCATCAAGTCACTCACTCAGACAGAAAACCACTGACCTGTCCAGAATGCGGAAAATGTTTTATGCAAtactcaactttttttttacacagcagGATCCACAAGGGAGAGACGCAGTTTTCATGTTTGGAATGTGGAAAGCTTTTCATGCAGAAGTCTGATCTTGTCAAACATGAGAGAACACACATGGGACAGGGACAGAAGCCCTTTGTTTGCACCATATGTGACAAAAGCTTCAGCATAAGTTCAGGTCTTGTAAAACACTTGAGGATCCATACAGGGGAGAAGCCCTATACCTGCTCTGTGTGTGGTAAGTGTTTTAGGCAGAAGACACATCTGGACAAACATAAAATAACCCATTCTGAGGAGAAGTTCTTCTTTTGTTGGGAGTGTGGGATACGTTCTTCATCTGCTACAGATCATGCAAAACATAAATTAATACACTCTAGTgttaagccattttcatgctctgaATGCCAAAGGCGATTTAGGTGGAAGTCATCGCTTTTGGAACACATGAGGATTCACACGGGTGAGAAACCATTTTCCTGCTCACAGTGCACAAAAACATTTCGTTGGAAGTCTTCCCTAGTGGAACATCAGAGAGTTCACTCAATAGACAAGCTTTTTTCTTGCACAGAATGTGCAAAATCTTTCTATAAACGATCTAACCTAGAGCAGCATCAAaggacacacacaggagagaggcCATATGCATGCTCAGGGTGTGACAAAAGGTTTAGCCGGAAAAGACATCTGTTACGGCACCAGGTGGTTCACAGCGAAGAGACTCCATTTTCTTGTTCGGAGTGCGGAAAATGCTTTAATCGGGAGAAGGCACTGACCCAGCACCAGAAAATCCACAATAAAAAGATCTGCCCTTCCAAAGATTGTGGGAAAGTCTTTACCTACCAGTCTGAACTCTTGAAGCATCTAAGATCTCACTCTGGGGAGAAACCATATACCTGCTCAGTTTGCGGGAAATGCTTTAGCAGCATGTCGAACCTTGGGAATCATCAGCATATTCACACAGGGGTAAAATCACATGCCTGCACAGAATGTGACAAACGGTTTGCTCAGAAATCTGCCCTCATCAAACACTTTAGAACCCACACAGGAGAAAAACCATACGAGTGTCTTGTTTGTAATAAACGCTTTAGCCAAAAATGCCAAGTTGCCAAGCATGAGAAAGTCCACACCAAAGTGCAGCAATTTTCTTGCCAAGACTGTAATAAAAATTTCTTGACCAAGTCAGATCTTACTAGACATCTCATGGTCCACACAGGAAAGAAACTGTTCTCCTGTTTGGACTGCGACAAAAGCTTTTGTAGAAAGTCCAACCTTAAACAGCATGTGAAAACTCactcaggggagaagccattttcatgcgtTCATTGTGAGAAGTCCTTTATAACCAAAACACATCTGGCCCGCCACCTGGCCATGCATGAGGAGGAAAAGCCTTTTATCTGTGCTCATTGTGGCCAAGCTTTTGCTCAATACTCTACCTTTGTGCAGCATGAGAAGATTCACAAAGACGTCAGTCCATTTTCTTGTTCCGATTGTGGAAAAGTCTTCTCTCAGAAGTCGGGTCTTGAGAAACATGTTAGAACCCACACTGGTGAGAAACCATACTCCTGTTTAGAGTGTGGAAAATGTTTCAGCGTCAACTCAGCCCTCATAAACCATAGAAAAGTACATACTGGGGAGAAACCGTTTTCGTGTACTATGTGTCTGAAAAGTTTTAGCCAGAAGTCCCATCTAGATAGGCACAAAAAGGTCCACAGTGAGAAGAAACCATATATTTGCTCAGTATGTGGCCAAGGCTTCACAGACAGTTCCAGGCTGATTAAACATAAGGCTGTCCACCAAGGGAACAAACCATTCTCTTGTACTGAATGCAAAAAGAGCTTCAACTGGAAGTCGTCTCTTGTAGAACATACCAGACTTCACACAGGCGAAAAGCCGTATGTGTGTCCTGTGTGTGGGCTAACCTATTCGAGGAGGTCTGCTCTTAAGAAACACCAGAGAACTCACACAACGGGTGAAGCAGATGACTGTAGATTCTCAAATATCGAACAAAATAATTCACTGCATGGAGGAGAAGATAGTGGAATTTCAGGAAATCAAAAACATTTTAATGACATTACTGTAAAATTAGAAATCAAAGAGAATGAGGATATGGGTTTCTAG